The following are encoded in a window of Terriglobales bacterium genomic DNA:
- a CDS encoding M13-type metalloendopeptidase — protein AEFQKRAQCVQEQYARYVVVDDVHINSKLTLGEDVADLGGLILAWMAWKEDTKGQKLEPIEGLTPEQRFFVGYAQSWCTNSRPEILRMRATTDPHSPDRYRTNGVVVNLPEFQQAFQCKAGQPMAPEKRCRVW, from the coding sequence GGCCGAGTTCCAGAAGCGCGCCCAGTGCGTCCAGGAGCAGTACGCGCGGTACGTGGTGGTGGACGACGTCCACATCAACAGCAAGCTCACCCTGGGCGAGGACGTCGCCGACCTGGGCGGGCTCATCCTCGCCTGGATGGCCTGGAAGGAAGACACCAAGGGGCAGAAGCTGGAACCCATCGAGGGGCTCACGCCGGAGCAGCGCTTCTTCGTGGGCTACGCCCAGAGCTGGTGCACCAATTCCCGCCCGGAAATCCTGCGCATGCGCGCCACCACCGACCCGCACTCTCCCGATCGGTACCGCACCAACGGCGTGGTGGTGAACCTGCCCGAGTTCCAGCAGGCCTTCCAGTGCAAGGCCGGCCAGCCCATGGCCCCTGAGAAGCGCTGCCGGGTGTGGTAG
- the dapA gene encoding 4-hydroxy-tetrahydrodipicolinate synthase, with translation MNLRGCGTALVTPFKGDGSLDERALRELVKWQVECGIDFLVPCGTTGETPTLSHDEWLRVIDLTIETAEGRVPIVAGATSNSTRDAVAKAKEAAARKGIDAILTASPYYNKPTQEGQYQHFKAIAEATDKPLVLYNVPGRTSANIEPATLGRLAEVPNIAGVKEASGNIGQIAEVFQHVPESFLVFSGDDAVTLPVVALGGAGIISVASNEIPAEMGALTRAALSNKWETARTLQRRYLPLMQANFLESNPMPVKCVLAMMGRIEENYRLPMLPVKNETRAKLEKIAAEVGLLKKVAAS, from the coding sequence ATGAATCTACGCGGTTGCGGTACCGCTCTGGTCACGCCCTTCAAGGGCGATGGCTCCCTCGACGAGCGCGCCTTGCGCGAGCTGGTGAAATGGCAGGTGGAGTGCGGCATCGACTTCCTGGTTCCCTGCGGCACCACCGGCGAGACCCCGACGCTCTCCCACGATGAATGGCTGCGCGTGATCGACCTCACCATCGAGACGGCCGAGGGACGCGTGCCCATCGTGGCGGGCGCCACCTCCAACTCCACCCGCGACGCCGTGGCCAAGGCCAAGGAAGCGGCCGCGCGCAAGGGCATCGACGCCATCCTCACCGCCTCGCCCTACTACAACAAGCCCACCCAGGAGGGCCAGTACCAGCACTTCAAGGCCATCGCCGAGGCAACGGACAAGCCGCTCGTGCTCTACAACGTCCCCGGACGCACCTCCGCCAATATCGAGCCCGCCACCCTGGGCCGCTTGGCCGAAGTCCCCAACATCGCCGGGGTGAAGGAAGCCAGCGGCAACATCGGCCAGATCGCCGAGGTCTTCCAGCATGTGCCGGAGAGCTTCCTGGTCTTCTCCGGCGACGACGCCGTCACCCTGCCGGTGGTGGCGCTGGGCGGCGCCGGCATCATCTCCGTCGCCTCCAACGAGATCCCGGCCGAGATGGGCGCGCTCACCCGCGCCGCCCTCAGCAACAAGTGGGAGACCGCGCGCACCCTGCAGCGCAGGTACCTGCCCCTGATGCAGGCCAACTTCCTCGAGTCCAATCCCATGCCGGTGAAGTGCGTGCTGGCCATGATGGGCCGCATCGAGGAGAACTACCGCCTCCCCATGCTGCCGGTGAAGAACGAGACCCGCGCCAAGCTGGAGAAGATCGCGGCGGAAGTTGGGCTGCTCAAGAAGGTCGCGGCGTCGTAG